The Ahaetulla prasina isolate Xishuangbanna chromosome 3, ASM2864084v1, whole genome shotgun sequence genome window below encodes:
- the TMEM74B gene encoding transmembrane protein 74B codes for MASTSPLELTVLESHLGTSSSGRQGKPSAPRTAPRIGVENASYQREEEEEEEEEEETSFQRGPGSSKEHPAPPTEDLSPRSEEATLSDPTGNSVDYGFILALVFLVGGILLVIVAYSIPRETRVNPDTVSAREMERLEMYYARLSSHLDKCIIAGLVMLTLGGMLLSVLLMVSMYKGELYRRRTFPVSRGPRKTYGSINLRMRQLNGEGGQTLVENEVIPMTEMTHVTQSC; via the coding sequence ATGGCTTCCACAAGCCCATTGGAATTGACAGTCTTAGAGAGCCACCTTGGGACCAGCTCGAGCGGAAGACAAGGAAAGCCTTCAGCACCAAGGACAGCTCCCCGGATAGGAGTTGAGAATGCCTCTTaccagagggaggaagaagaggaagaggaggaggaggaggagacttccTTCCAGAGAGGACCGGGGAGCTCCAAGGAACACCCAGCACCTCCCACCGAAGACCTTTCTCCAAGATCAGAGGAGGCGACGTTGTCAGACCCAACTGGGAACTCCGTGGACTATGGCTTCATTTTGGCCTTGGTGTTCCTGGTCGGTGGGATTTTGCTGGTGATCGTGGCTTACAGCATCCCACGCGAAACTCGGGTGAACCCAGACACGGTGTCCGCCCGGGAGATGGAGAGACTGGAGATGTACTATGCCCGCCTCAGCTCCCATTTGGACAAATGCATCATCGCCGGCTTGGTCATGTTGACTTTGGGTGGGATGCTCCTCTCCGTGCTCTTGATGGTCTCCATGTATAAAGGGGAGCTCTATAGGAGGAGGACATTCCCAGTGTCCAGAGGCCCCCGAAAGACTTACGGGTCGATCAACCTGAGGATGAGGCAGCTCAACGGAGAAGGAGGACAGACTTTGGTGGAGAACGAGGTCATTCCGATGACCGAAATGACCCATGTCACGCAGAGCTGCTGA